Below is a window of Gemmatimonadaceae bacterium DNA.
GAGCAGAACTATCTCCTCTGGCCGGGCGCGGTGTCGGACTCGCAGTACGCCGTCACCGAGGACACCGCCGTCTTCATGAAGACGCGCGACGGCGCGCGGCTGGTGAGCTACGTTACGCGGCCGGTCGGCGACGGACCATTCGGCGTCGTTATGCAGCGCACGCCGTACACGCGCATCCTCCATCTCGCCGGCCGATACTGGGCGTCGCGCGGCTACATCTTCGTCGCGCAGCACGTGCGCGGGCGCGACATCTCGGATGGGAGCGATTTCGGCGATTACGACACCGACGTGCGGGACGGCTACGACGCCGTCGAGTGGGCGGCGAAACTGCCTGGCGCGAATGGCAAGGTTGGATTGATCGGTCACTCAGACGAAGGACGGCTCGCCTGGTACGCCGCCGTGAGCGCGCCGTCCCATCTCGCGGCGATCGCGCCGTCGGCCGCGAGCGCCGATCCGTGGCGCATCGCGCCTTACGAGGACATGGTGCTCTCGCCGATCAATGTCGATTGGGCGTGTCTCATGCGCACGCGCACGCTCGAAAACACCTCGGAGCTGGACATCGGCACGGCGATCACTCACCTCCCTCTCATCGATCTGCCGCAGCGACTCGGCTGCGGTCGAGTGGCACTGTGGGACCGGTGGCTCGCGCACCCGACGCTCGACGCGTATTGGCGAGCGCACGCCGTCACGACCAACATCGCGAAGGTGCGCGCGCCCGTGCTGCAGATCTCCGGCTGGTATGACGACTCGCGCGGACCGATCGACTATACCAACGCGCTCGCGAAGGTACCCGGCCACCCGTTCATTCGCGTGGTGATGGGGCCGGGCGCGCATAAAGGCGTCGACTACGTCGCCGGCGATTTCGGACCGCAATCGCGTGTCGAGACGCGCCGCCTGCAGCTGCGCTGGTTCGACCACTACCTCCTCGGCAAGAATAACGGTGTCGACACCGAGCCGCCGTTCGACCTCTTCGTCCTCGGCGACAACATGTGGCGCAAGGAAGTCTCGTGGCCGCTCGCGCGCGCGATCCCGACGAAGTGGTACGTCTCGTCAGGCGGCCGAGCCAACACGAGCGCCGGAGACGGTGTCCTCGACACGATTCCACCATCCGGGGCGCCCGCCGACACGTTCACCTACGATCCCGCCAATCCCATACCGTATCCGATCGATTCGCGCGAGCTCGAGACGTCGCTCAACGAGGATTTCAGTTCTCTCAACACCGCGCGTCCCGACGCATTGGTCTTCACGTCCAGAGCGCTCACCAAGTCGGTCGAGGTCACGGGCCCGATGTCGGCCACGGTCTGGGCGGCGACAGACGCGAAGGACACGGACTGGAACGTCATGTTGCTCGACGTCTTTCCGGACGGCCGCGCCGAACGCGTGCAGGATGCTGTCGCGCGCGCACGCTTTCGGCGAGGGTTCGACAAGGAAGTCCTGTTGACGCCGGGCGGCGTGGAGCGTTACGACATCGACCTCTGGTTCACGTCGCGCGTGTTCGAGCCGGGCCACCGGATCCGGCTGACGTTGTCGTCGTCGCTCTTCCCGAAGTATGACCGCAACCTCAGCACAGGCGGGAACAACGAGCGCGACAGCACTTTCGTCGTCGCGCATCAGCGGCTGCTCCACGACGCGCAACACCCGTCGCACGTCGTGCTCCCGGTCGTGCCGCGTTAGGCGGAACCGGATGAACGTCGCTGACGCCGCCAAGGACGCGACATTGTCAATGCGCGGCGCGCGTGTATTTTCAGCGGCCCTGAGCAAAACGCCTATGACTCTGGAAGGTCGTGTCGCAATCGTGACCGGTTCGGGCGGCGGATTGGGCCGCTCGCATGCCCGCTATCTCGCGCGAAAGGGTGCGCAAGTCGTCGTCAACGACGTGTCGCAGGACGCCCCCGACAGCGTCGCGCGCGAGATTGTTGACGCGGGAGGCAAGGCCACCGCGATCGCTGGCTCTGTCACCGACGTCGGCGCCATGACCGACATGGTCGCTCGCGTGGTCGACGACTGGGGTCGAGTCGACATCCTGATCAACAATGCCGGCATCCTGCGCGACACGAGCTTCGGCAAGATGACTCTCGATGATTTCCGCTTGGTTCTGGAGGTCCACTTGTTAGGCGCGGTGATCTGCACCAAGGCGGTGTGGAACCTGATGCGCGAGCGGCGCTACGGTCGCATCGTCATGACCACGTCGTCCTCCGGTCTCTACGGTAACTTCGGGCAGGCGAACTACGGCGCGGCCAAGATGGCGCTGGTGGGCCTGATGCAGACGCTGGCCATCGAGGGCGAGAAGTACAACATCCGCGTCAACTGTCTCGCTCCCACCGCTGCAACGCAGATGACCGAAGACCTGTTTACCCAGGAGAGCCTGCGTCTGCTCGACCCCGCGCTGGTCAGCCCCGGTCTGCTCGCGCTGGTGAGCGACGATGCACCGAACCATGCGATCCTGTGCGCCGGCGCCGGCAACTTCGCCGCCGCGAACATCACGCTCACGGAAGGCTATCATTCCGCGGCGGGCGAGAATGCCGGCGAAGAGGTGATCGCACACTGGCGGGAAGTGACCGACCGTACTGGCGAGATCGTACCGAGCTATGGCTTCACGCAGGCGGAGCGCGAAGTGGCACGCGCGGGCCTAACGACTCACACGATCCTTGGACCGCCATCGACGACGAGCGTCTGACCGCAGAAGACGCGGCATCCCCCAATCACCACACATCGGAGGTTCACATGAAGCGAGTCACTGGCGTCGGCGGCATCTTCTTCAAGGCAAAGGACGCACCTGCGCTGCAGGCTTGGTACAAGCGTCACCTTGGCATCGATGTCCAGGCGTGGGGTGGTACCTCGTTCGACTGGGCGGATTCGGATGGCAAGCCCACAAACGGAACGACGGCCTGGTTGGTTGCTCCGAAGGAAAGCAAGCAGTTTGCTCCAAGCGAAGCCTCGTTCATGGTCAACTACCGCGTTGAAGACCTTCACGGTCTGGTGGCGGCGCTCAAAGCGGAAGGCTGCAATGTCCTCGACAAGATCGATGACTCCGACTACGGCAAATTTGGCTGGGTCATCGATCCTGAGGGAAACAAGGTCGAATTGTGGCAACCACCGGCCGGTCAATGATCACACGGGAGCCACGCTCGATCTCGCCGAACTTGAGAGGCGCCTGAGACGGCCAACTCTTTGCAGCCGCAAAAACTGGAATCGAATACGACCGCGTCTCACCTCGACGGAGATCTGACATGGCGAACCCGGCAAAGAACACGGTTTTCCTCTGGTACAATCGCGGCGCCGAGGAGGCAGCGCGATTCTACGCCAAGACCTTCCCCGATTCGTCCGTCGGCGCGGTCCATCGCGCACCGGGGGATTTTCCGTCGGGGAAGAAGGGTGATGTGTTGACCGTCGAGTTCACTGTCATTGGCATTCCATGCATCGGGCTGAATGGCGGACCTGCGTTCAGCCACACCGAAGCGTTCTCGTTCCAGGTCGCAACCGCCGACCAGGCCGAAACGGACCGGTACTGGAACGCGATCGTCGGCAACGGCGGCGAGGAGAGCGCGTGCGGCTGGTGTAAGGACAAATGGGGATTGTCCTGGCAGATCACGCCAATCGCCTTGACGAAGGCGATCGCCGATCCCGATCCGGCTGCCGCCAAGCGCGCGTTCGACGCTATGATGCAGATGAAGAAGATCGACATCGCCAAGATCGAAGCGGCGCGCCGCGGTTGAGGTTTTACCTTGGATGAGGACTGAAGTGAGAAGCCAGATGGCCAGCGCACTCTACCTAGTCTTGATGGCAGTCCTGATCGTCGCGGTCGACGTGTTGTTCTTCAGAAACCGATTCTGGGAACGGCTGAGCGTCAACGTAGGACTCGTCCTGGTTTTCGTAGCCTTCTACTTCAGGTTCCTGAAACGTCCTTGAGCAAGGCGCGAGAATGCGCGACGACGCCTAACGATCTTCGCGAACACGAATGAACCTCGATCGCGCCGTCATCCCTTCCCTCATCCTTGCCCTCGGCGTCGCCGTCGGCGGACTCCTCGTCGGCAGCGGCTTCGCCCGCGGCCGCGCCGCCGAGCGATACGTCACCGTCAAAGGCGTCTCGGAGCGCGAAGTCCGCGCCGATCTCGCTATCTGGCCGATCCACCTCCTCGGCGCCGACAACGATCTCGCCGCGGCCAACGCGAAGCTCGCGCACAGCGTCGCCGGCGTGCGCGCCTTCCTCGTCCGCCACGGCGTTGACACGAATCAGGTGCAGATCGCCGACTTCGCGGTCGCCGACGCCTCCGCGAATCAGTACAACAACGCCGAGCGGCGCGTCGCGAATCGGTACGTCGTTCACGAAACGCTGATCGTTCGCTCGACCAATCCCGAAGCGATCCTGTCCGCGAGTCAAGAGATCAGCGAGCTCGCGGTGATCGGCGTCACGATCTCGTCGGCCAACGGCGACTACGCCGGCGGCAGCGGGCCCAACTTCCTCTTCACGGGACTCAACAAGCTCAAGCCGGACATGATCGCCGACGCAACGGCGCGCGCGCGCGAGGCCGCGACGCAATTCGCCCGCGACTCTCGCAGTGACCTCGGCGCCATTCGTCAGGCAAACCAGGGCGTTTTCGAGATCCTCCCCCGCGACCAGGTGCCCGGCATCAGCGAGTCGAGTCAGATCGCAAAGGTGGTCCGCGTCGTGTCGACGATCGACTATTACCTCCGCTGAGATCAGCTCGTGGCGGTGACCGTCGCGGCTCGTGTGAGCGGGCGTCGAACACGCATTTGCCGACCTCGCAGTGGATGGCCATATTCGCGCGTCTCCAACCCGACTGCCATCATCAGCTCGAGCGACGCAGATGGCGAGAAAGCCTACGGCGCGCCGCTGGACTTCAGCGGTCGCGTCGCGATCGTCACCGGTGCCGCACGCGGCCTGGGGCGCGCCGTCGCCGAGCGGTTGCATGAACGCGGCGCGGCAGTGGCAGTCAACGTTCGCGATACGGCTCGCGCCGAGTCGTTGGCGGCGTCGCTGGGCGACCGAGCGCTGGCCGTGCCGGGCGACATTGCCGCCGACGGCGTGCCGGACGAGATCGTCCGCCGCACGCTCGACCGCTTCGGCCGCATCGACGTTCTGATCAACAACGCCGCCTTCGCGCGCTCGACACGCTTACCAAATCTTTCGGCAGAGGAGTTTCGTGACGCGCTCGAGGTAAATCTCACTGCGCCTTTCTTGTTCACGAAGGCCGTGTTGCCAACGATGCAGGCGCAGCACTACGGCCGTATCATTAACATTTCCTCATCAGCGGGCCGCATGGTCAGCACGTTGGGCGGCGCGCACTACACGGCGTCGAAGGCTGGGCTGCTCGGCTTGACGCGTGCCGCCGCCAAAGAGTTGGGAAAGTTCGGCATCACCGTCAACGCGGTGTGTCCGGGCATGATCGACACCGAACTGACGCACGAGAATGCCACTCCCGAGCTGCTCGAGCGTCTGGGCGCGGGCTATCCCATTCCTCGCCTCGGGACCGCACGGGAAGTTGCCGACCTCATTTGCTTCGCCGCGTCCGAAGCGGCGGGCTACATCACGGGGACGTCGCTCGACATCAACGGCGGCGATCTCATGATGTAAGACTACGGTTGGCGATTGGTATTGGTGATTCGTGGTTGGTGGAATGACGAATCACCAACCACTGGCTACAACCACCAGCAACCAACCACCAGCAACCAATGAAAGAGAGCACACGTGTTCTCGCAGCACTCGCGGCTGCGATCGGCGTCGGCGCGCTCGTCGCCGCGTCCGGCAGTAAGCCATTGCTAAACGCGGCCGACGCGCTGGCTCCTGTCGGGACGCTCTGGGTCAACGCCATTCGGATGACCGTTATCCCGTTGGTGGTCTCGCTACTGATCACCGGCATCGCGTCGGCCACGGACGTCGGAACGATTGGCCGAATCGGCGGCCGCACGCTCGTTGTGTTCGGACTGTTGTTGGCCGGGACCGCGGCGATTGTCATTCCGCTGGCTCCATCGCTATTCGCGCTCCTGCCTCTTCCTTCGACCGCCGGCGCGAGGCCGACGTTGCCGGCGGGCGCCGCCGAGGCAGCGAATCAGCTGTCGGCCGGCGGCCAGAATCCGAGTTTCAGCGCGTGGCTGACGTCGTTGATCCCGTCGAATCCCATCGCCGCCGCGGCAAACGGTGACATGGTGCCGCTGATTCTGTTCACGCTGATCCTCGCGATTGCGATCGCTCGCAGCCCCGAGCCGACACGAACGCCGCTCTTGGGATTAGCGCGAGCGCTCGGCGACGCGATGCTCGTGATTGTTCGATGGGTGGTGCTGGTGGCGCCGATCGGCGTGTTCGCTCTCGTGCTGCCGCTCGCGGCGCACCTTGGGGGCGCGGTGGCCGGCGCGATCGGCGTGTACATCGCGGCGTACTCGCTCGCGTGTGTCGCGGTCACTCTACTCGTCTACCCGGTGGTGGCGGTCTTCGGCAGAATTCCCATTGGGCGCTTTGCGCGTGCGGCGCTTCCTGCGCAGCTCATCGCGTTCAGCTCGAGCTCGTCGATCGCGTCGCTTCCGGCGCTGATCGAGAGCGGTGAGCGCGGGCTCGCACTCCCGAGTCGCATCACTGGGTTTGTCCTGCCGTTCGCCGTGTCGACGTTCAAGCTGGCTGCTCCGGTGTCGTGGACGATCGGCGCGCTGTTCGTCGGTTGGTTCTACGGCATTCCGCTGCACGCGCGCGAGCTGGCGACGGTCGCCTTTGCCGCGGTCTTCCTCGCGTTCGCGGCGCCGGGCGTTCCGCGCGGCGCGTTCATCATGCTCACGCCATTGTTCCTCGCCATTGGACTACCCCCGGAGGGTATTGGCATCTTGATCGCGGTCGATGCGCTGCCGGACACCTTCGCGACAACGCTCAACGTGACCGGCGATCTTGCGGCGGCAGCCTTGGTGGCGAGTGCGGATCGCCAGTCTCGGCCTCTTACCGAGACGTGATTCGCTGTTACTGCTGGTCCGGGCCCCCGTCTCTACCGCATGGACGACCCAGTCATCCAGATCTCCAATCTGACCCGAAGCTTCGGGACCAAGACCGCCCTGGATTCGGTGAGTCTGTCGCTGCCCCGGGGCGCTGTGTACGGCCTCGTCGGCGCCAACGGCGCGGGCAAGACGACGCTCATCCGCCACATCCTCGGACTGCTCAAAGCGGAGAGAGGCTCGGTGAGCGTGTTTGGGCTCGACCCGGTCGCCGACCCCGTGGGTGTTCTGTCGCGCGTTGGATACTTGTCCGAGGAGAACGACCTGCCAGGCTGGATGCGCGTGGACGAGTTGATTCACTATTCCCGCGCGTTTTATCCGCAATGGGACGATGCGTACGCCGATGAGCTGCGCCAGACGTTCGCCCTCGATGGCTCGGCGAGTATAAAGACGCTGTCCAAGGGACAGAAGGCGCGCGCGGGTTTGCTCGTCGCGCTGGCGCATCGGCCGGAGCTGCTCGTGCTCGACGAGCCATCGTCGGGACTCGACCCGATCGTTCGACGCGACATCCTGGGAGCGGTGCTTCGCACCATCGCGCACGACGGACGTACGGTGCTGTTCTCGTCGCACCTCCTGGACGAGGTGGAAGAGGTGGCCGATCACGTGACGATGATCAGCAGCGGCCGGCTCGTGTTGAGCGCGCCGCTCGAGGAAATTATAGATCTGCACCGCGTCGAGGGACGAGTGCCTTCGTTGAACGAGATATTTCACGCACGCGTCAGGAGCGTGAGTTCACAATGATGTCTCCCGCCGGCGCGATCGGCTGGGAATTCTGGCATCGGCATCGTTGGGGAT
It encodes the following:
- a CDS encoding CocE/NonD family hydrolase, which gives rise to MTHPFRTRIVGLLALVAACTARDRAPTLSGDWDAYVALGSVPRGGFEGWRRMGFAHFAGADSGFVGAIRRRTGEPMLAVERVSVRNDSLLLTDDATHALSAAWHHDTLSGVMLADGKPAGRRIRLVRRVTAFVPEQNYLLWPGAVSDSQYAVTEDTAVFMKTRDGARLVSYVTRPVGDGPFGVVMQRTPYTRILHLAGRYWASRGYIFVAQHVRGRDISDGSDFGDYDTDVRDGYDAVEWAAKLPGANGKVGLIGHSDEGRLAWYAAVSAPSHLAAIAPSAASADPWRIAPYEDMVLSPINVDWACLMRTRTLENTSELDIGTAITHLPLIDLPQRLGCGRVALWDRWLAHPTLDAYWRAHAVTTNIAKVRAPVLQISGWYDDSRGPIDYTNALAKVPGHPFIRVVMGPGAHKGVDYVAGDFGPQSRVETRRLQLRWFDHYLLGKNNGVDTEPPFDLFVLGDNMWRKEVSWPLARAIPTKWYVSSGGRANTSAGDGVLDTIPPSGAPADTFTYDPANPIPYPIDSRELETSLNEDFSSLNTARPDALVFTSRALTKSVEVTGPMSATVWAATDAKDTDWNVMLLDVFPDGRAERVQDAVARARFRRGFDKEVLLTPGGVERYDIDLWFTSRVFEPGHRIRLTLSSSLFPKYDRNLSTGGNNERDSTFVVAHQRLLHDAQHPSHVVLPVVPR
- a CDS encoding 3-oxoacyl-ACP reductase family protein; translation: MAVTVAARVSGRRTRICRPRSGWPYSRVSNPTAIISSSDADGEKAYGAPLDFSGRVAIVTGAARGLGRAVAERLHERGAAVAVNVRDTARAESLAASLGDRALAVPGDIAADGVPDEIVRRTLDRFGRIDVLINNAAFARSTRLPNLSAEEFRDALEVNLTAPFLFTKAVLPTMQAQHYGRIINISSSAGRMVSTLGGAHYTASKAGLLGLTRAAAKELGKFGITVNAVCPGMIDTELTHENATPELLERLGAGYPIPRLGTAREVADLICFAASEAAGYITGTSLDINGGDLMM
- a CDS encoding ABC transporter ATP-binding protein is translated as MDDPVIQISNLTRSFGTKTALDSVSLSLPRGAVYGLVGANGAGKTTLIRHILGLLKAERGSVSVFGLDPVADPVGVLSRVGYLSEENDLPGWMRVDELIHYSRAFYPQWDDAYADELRQTFALDGSASIKTLSKGQKARAGLLVALAHRPELLVLDEPSSGLDPIVRRDILGAVLRTIAHDGRTVLFSSHLLDEVEEVADHVTMISSGRLVLSAPLEEIIDLHRVEGRVPSLNEIFHARVRSVSSQ
- a CDS encoding SDR family NAD(P)-dependent oxidoreductase, whose product is MTLEGRVAIVTGSGGGLGRSHARYLARKGAQVVVNDVSQDAPDSVAREIVDAGGKATAIAGSVTDVGAMTDMVARVVDDWGRVDILINNAGILRDTSFGKMTLDDFRLVLEVHLLGAVICTKAVWNLMRERRYGRIVMTTSSSGLYGNFGQANYGAAKMALVGLMQTLAIEGEKYNIRVNCLAPTAATQMTEDLFTQESLRLLDPALVSPGLLALVSDDAPNHAILCAGAGNFAAANITLTEGYHSAAGENAGEEVIAHWREVTDRTGEIVPSYGFTQAEREVARAGLTTHTILGPPSTTSV
- a CDS encoding VOC family protein — encoded protein: MANPAKNTVFLWYNRGAEEAARFYAKTFPDSSVGAVHRAPGDFPSGKKGDVLTVEFTVIGIPCIGLNGGPAFSHTEAFSFQVATADQAETDRYWNAIVGNGGEESACGWCKDKWGLSWQITPIALTKAIADPDPAAAKRAFDAMMQMKKIDIAKIEAARRG
- a CDS encoding VOC family protein, with the protein product MKRVTGVGGIFFKAKDAPALQAWYKRHLGIDVQAWGGTSFDWADSDGKPTNGTTAWLVAPKESKQFAPSEASFMVNYRVEDLHGLVAALKAEGCNVLDKIDDSDYGKFGWVIDPEGNKVELWQPPAGQ
- a CDS encoding SIMPL domain-containing protein (The SIMPL domain is named for its presence in mouse protein SIMPL (signalling molecule that associates with mouse pelle-like kinase). Bacterial member BP26, from Brucella, was shown to assemble into a channel-like structure, while YggE from E. coli has been associated with resistance to oxidative stress.), which produces MNLDRAVIPSLILALGVAVGGLLVGSGFARGRAAERYVTVKGVSEREVRADLAIWPIHLLGADNDLAAANAKLAHSVAGVRAFLVRHGVDTNQVQIADFAVADASANQYNNAERRVANRYVVHETLIVRSTNPEAILSASQEISELAVIGVTISSANGDYAGGSGPNFLFTGLNKLKPDMIADATARAREAATQFARDSRSDLGAIRQANQGVFEILPRDQVPGISESSQIAKVVRVVSTIDYYLR
- a CDS encoding dicarboxylate/amino acid:cation symporter, coding for MKESTRVLAALAAAIGVGALVAASGSKPLLNAADALAPVGTLWVNAIRMTVIPLVVSLLITGIASATDVGTIGRIGGRTLVVFGLLLAGTAAIVIPLAPSLFALLPLPSTAGARPTLPAGAAEAANQLSAGGQNPSFSAWLTSLIPSNPIAAAANGDMVPLILFTLILAIAIARSPEPTRTPLLGLARALGDAMLVIVRWVVLVAPIGVFALVLPLAAHLGGAVAGAIGVYIAAYSLACVAVTLLVYPVVAVFGRIPIGRFARAALPAQLIAFSSSSSIASLPALIESGERGLALPSRITGFVLPFAVSTFKLAAPVSWTIGALFVGWFYGIPLHARELATVAFAAVFLAFAAPGVPRGAFIMLTPLFLAIGLPPEGIGILIAVDALPDTFATTLNVTGDLAAAALVASADRQSRPLTET